A region from the Sulfuricurvum sp. genome encodes:
- a CDS encoding phospholipase A codes for MSCAQLYSSNSIHTAYFSSASDTYLISNSKNNFLYIKGFSGYGESIMDYNHPQNRLGVELLIFN; via the coding sequence ATTTCATGCGCGCAGCTTTATAGTTCTAATAGTATTCACACCGCCTATTTTAGCTCCGCGTCTGACACATACCTTATCAGCAACTCTAAAAATAACTTTTTGTACATCAAGGGTTTTAGCGGCTATGGTGAGAGTATAATGGACTATAATCATCCGCAAAATCGTTTAGGAGTCGAGCTGTTAATTTTTAATTAA
- a CDS encoding PA2779 family protein, whose protein sequence is MKISKVILSIVLSVTVFAQISWAQMASTEAVLVQPAAVSSHEKVSQFVAREDVAKTFESMGVDPKMVEQRIALMSDEEVSKISSQIDTLPAGGDFGGIVGAVVFVFIVLLITDILGFTKVFGFTHSAR, encoded by the coding sequence ATGAAAATCTCAAAAGTGATTTTATCGATAGTGCTAAGTGTTACAGTGTTTGCCCAGATTTCATGGGCTCAAATGGCTTCAACAGAGGCAGTTTTAGTCCAGCCTGCTGCAGTTTCGTCACATGAAAAAGTGAGTCAATTTGTGGCGCGTGAAGATGTTGCAAAAACATTTGAATCGATGGGAGTTGATCCTAAAATGGTTGAACAAAGAATTGCGCTGATGAGTGATGAAGAGGTATCTAAAATCTCTTCTCAAATCGATACATTACCGGCCGGCGGTGATTTTGGAGGTATTGTAGGTGCGGTTGTTTTTGTGTTTATCGTTTTATTGATTACCGATATCCTCGGATTTACAAAAGTATTTGGCTTTACTCACTCAGCACGTTAG
- a CDS encoding PA2778 family cysteine peptidase: protein MLHYYRILLYALVVTLMATGCVPKEPFPPEQHYASSSINVPFIPPRSELCGSTSIEMVSSYWQSAASFTPKLSMSELDAHTLIPAKGGTLQIEMITSARANGLIAYPMEPTFEAMFSELSAHHPVIVLVNRSFSWHPLWHYAPVIGYDEQKRQIIVHFSDQPNEAVPLATFAALWKRSGNWGVVLLPPGELPASVSPKTVLRSMYEFEKTGDGLGAIRAYQSALSRWPEDTNILFALANAEYNVSNFSEAEKNYRKLLVLKPSHALALNNLSMLLCRSGRSDEGLKLLDQIVSDDPKINSLIKSSREEIKAGCIAFPEK, encoded by the coding sequence ATGCTGCATTACTACCGTATACTACTCTACGCACTCGTTGTCACTCTAATGGCAACGGGATGCGTCCCAAAAGAGCCGTTTCCTCCTGAGCAACATTACGCATCATCTTCTATCAATGTCCCTTTTATTCCGCCGCGTTCAGAGCTGTGCGGTTCAACATCGATTGAGATGGTCTCTTCGTATTGGCAATCAGCTGCCTCATTTACCCCTAAACTCTCCATGTCAGAGCTGGATGCGCATACATTGATTCCGGCAAAAGGGGGTACGTTGCAGATAGAGATGATCACATCTGCCCGTGCCAACGGACTGATCGCCTATCCGATGGAGCCGACGTTTGAAGCGATGTTTTCTGAACTCTCGGCACATCATCCCGTGATCGTATTGGTAAACCGCAGTTTTTCATGGCATCCGCTCTGGCATTATGCGCCGGTGATCGGTTATGATGAGCAAAAACGGCAAATCATCGTCCATTTTTCGGATCAGCCGAACGAAGCAGTGCCTCTCGCAACGTTTGCGGCATTGTGGAAACGAAGCGGAAACTGGGGTGTCGTCCTTCTTCCCCCTGGGGAACTCCCAGCATCGGTTTCACCGAAAACAGTGTTGCGATCCATGTATGAATTTGAGAAAACAGGGGATGGCTTGGGAGCGATTAGAGCGTATCAAAGTGCACTGAGCCGTTGGCCTGAAGATACCAATATCCTTTTTGCCTTAGCCAATGCCGAGTATAACGTCTCGAATTTCTCGGAAGCAGAGAAAAATTATCGAAAGCTTTTAGTACTAAAACCGTCGCACGCACTTGCATTGAACAATCTGTCAATGCTTTTATGTCGCAGCGGCAGATCTGATGAAGGATTAAAACTGCTCGATCAGATTGTCAGTGACGATCCTAAAATAAACTCCTTGATTAAATCCTCACGGGAAGAGATTAAAGCAGGGTGTATCGCCTTTCCAGAAAAATAA
- a CDS encoding bacteriohemerythrin, whose translation MATGLEWGDQYLLGIKGIDEQHRYLFEIVGRIASLDAVTSSKEELRQILGELSRYMSEHFRDEEAYLQQIGFPELEYHKKLHREIIEFFNASITNSPTIAMIQTKLKFIIKKALIDHIINEDMKIKLYCATQQVDTDEYVYDLG comes from the coding sequence ATGGCAACAGGTTTGGAATGGGGTGACCAGTATCTTTTAGGGATCAAAGGGATCGATGAACAGCATCGCTATCTTTTTGAAATAGTGGGACGAATCGCATCGCTGGATGCGGTAACGTCAAGTAAAGAGGAACTTCGTCAAATATTGGGTGAACTGAGCCGCTATATGAGCGAGCATTTTCGGGATGAAGAGGCTTATTTGCAGCAAATCGGATTTCCGGAACTGGAATATCACAAAAAACTCCATCGTGAAATCATTGAGTTTTTCAACGCATCGATAACGAATTCTCCGACGATAGCGATGATCCAAACCAAACTCAAATTCATCATCAAAAAAGCACTGATCGATCATATCATCAACGAAGACATGAAAATCAAACTCTATTGTGCAACGCAACAGGTAGATACCGATGAGTATGTATATGATTTAGGATAG
- a CDS encoding methyl-accepting chemotaxis protein, with protein MGWFGNDTALENELIDVKKENESLKEEIRRLNEELQTKESLLQVQNTEFQCSNASSVMIYQNEQLKKNLIDVQGNMAQSVSSSKENISKSTLLLNNIVELVGKSSNISVTLENLNHLAADSMETVQALSIRAQDVASILGLIKDISDQTNLLALNAAIEAARAGEHGRGFAVVADEVRKLADRTDKAISEINISLQSMKQDVTTIGEKFEQIQENISESNQSIQSFNMNMEQNASMMNQTFESTAHTAERIFMSLAKLDHIVWKVNTYLSAVSRKEQFAFVDHHNCRLGKWYHQGEGADFFNKTPSYGLLDTPHSVVHNSTHKIFDLIQTESIGSEEFVRVFKEMEHASDEVFSILDRMLQEKQ; from the coding sequence ATGGGGTGGTTTGGCAATGACACAGCTCTGGAAAACGAACTGATTGATGTGAAGAAAGAGAATGAATCTCTAAAAGAAGAGATCCGACGGTTGAATGAAGAACTCCAGACCAAAGAGAGTTTGCTCCAAGTGCAAAATACTGAATTTCAATGCAGCAATGCCTCATCGGTCATGATTTACCAAAATGAACAGCTCAAAAAAAATCTGATTGACGTCCAAGGGAATATGGCACAATCGGTTTCCTCTTCAAAAGAGAATATTTCCAAATCAACGCTGCTGTTGAACAACATTGTTGAATTGGTCGGAAAATCATCCAATATCTCTGTTACGCTGGAGAATCTCAACCATTTGGCAGCCGACTCAATGGAAACCGTGCAGGCTCTCTCAATCAGAGCACAGGATGTAGCAAGCATTTTAGGATTAATCAAAGATATATCGGATCAAACCAATCTGTTGGCACTTAATGCCGCCATCGAAGCGGCCAGAGCGGGTGAACATGGACGAGGCTTTGCCGTTGTTGCGGATGAAGTACGTAAATTGGCCGATCGTACGGATAAAGCGATTAGTGAAATCAACATCTCCTTGCAATCAATGAAACAAGACGTAACGACGATCGGTGAAAAATTTGAGCAGATTCAAGAGAATATTTCGGAATCAAACCAATCTATTCAGAGTTTCAACATGAATATGGAACAAAACGCATCGATGATGAATCAAACGTTTGAGAGCACAGCCCATACGGCGGAGCGGATATTTATGAGTTTGGCAAAACTCGATCATATTGTCTGGAAAGTGAATACCTATCTCTCAGCCGTGTCGAGAAAAGAGCAGTTTGCATTTGTCGATCACCACAATTGCCGTTTAGGAAAATGGTACCATCAGGGTGAAGGTGCCGACTTCTTCAACAAAACACCGAGTTACGGATTGCTTGATACACCCCATTCGGTTGTTCATAACTCAACGCATAAAATTTTTGATTTGATCCAGACGGAAAGTATCGGTTCTGAAGAATTTGTGAGAGTATTTAAAGAGATGGAACATGCCAGCGACGAAGTTTTTTCCATATTGGATCGAATGCTTCAAGAGAAGCAATAG
- a CDS encoding peptidylprolyl isomerase, translated as MKRYYSAWILGLLLSGASASAAVLATVNGDEITSDEVNKVLLEGTQGRFDSLPADKQNELRQRIIEGMIAQELVYDDAQKTGVLDTKEYKQELENLVSRLKVQLAAKVWEQQQFESIKIDAKEVKAYFDANPDEFVDKEKIHARHILVKTEAEANAIIKSMKGLSGDRLRNEFIAQAKSKSTGPSAAKGGDLGYFPRGQMVPSFNDAAFAMKEGTISSTPVQSQFGYHVIYVEERKAAKKFGFNYVKGFIEQRLKMDKFKVIMDKKMAHLHEKAKITYLK; from the coding sequence ATGAAGCGATATTACAGCGCTTGGATTTTGGGTTTATTGTTGAGTGGAGCGAGTGCATCTGCAGCCGTATTGGCGACCGTCAACGGAGATGAGATTACATCGGATGAAGTGAATAAAGTATTGCTAGAGGGGACACAGGGTCGATTCGATTCTCTCCCGGCGGATAAACAAAACGAATTGCGCCAACGGATCATCGAAGGGATGATAGCTCAGGAGCTGGTATACGACGATGCACAAAAGACAGGAGTACTGGATACCAAAGAGTACAAACAAGAATTAGAGAACCTGGTAAGCCGACTCAAAGTACAACTGGCGGCAAAAGTATGGGAACAACAACAATTCGAATCGATTAAAATCGATGCGAAAGAGGTCAAAGCCTATTTCGACGCAAACCCGGATGAGTTCGTAGATAAAGAGAAAATCCACGCACGCCATATCCTGGTAAAAACAGAAGCAGAAGCCAACGCGATTATCAAAAGTATGAAAGGGCTCAGCGGAGATCGATTGAGAAATGAGTTTATCGCACAGGCGAAATCAAAATCAACCGGACCGAGTGCGGCAAAAGGGGGCGACCTTGGATACTTCCCTCGCGGACAAATGGTACCGTCGTTTAACGATGCCGCATTCGCAATGAAAGAGGGGACGATATCCTCTACTCCGGTTCAAAGCCAATTCGGGTATCACGTTATCTATGTCGAAGAGAGAAAAGCGGCTAAGAAATTCGGGTTTAATTATGTAAAAGGCTTTATCGAACAGCGTTTGAAAATGGATAAATTTAAAGTCATTATGGATAAAAAAATGGCTCATTTGCACGAAAAAGCGAAAATTACTTATTTAAAATAG
- a CDS encoding rhodanese-like domain-containing protein — translation MTKKEIFNIVYWVGFIAIALYFAYSKGWIFTNFESISPKEANALLQKNDNVFLLDVRTPEEFAQDHIEGATLIPVQVLGENLSKLQNVKDKKIIVYCHSGNRSVVASRILAKNGFIPLNVKGGITEWKAQGLNVIH, via the coding sequence ATGACTAAAAAAGAGATTTTCAACATTGTTTACTGGGTCGGATTTATCGCGATTGCCCTCTATTTCGCCTATTCAAAAGGGTGGATATTCACCAACTTCGAATCCATCTCCCCGAAAGAAGCCAATGCTCTTTTGCAAAAGAATGATAATGTCTTTCTTTTGGATGTCCGAACGCCTGAAGAGTTCGCACAGGATCATATCGAGGGAGCTACGCTTATTCCGGTTCAAGTATTGGGTGAAAACCTATCAAAACTGCAAAACGTCAAAGACAAAAAGATTATTGTCTATTGCCATAGCGGAAACCGAAGTGTCGTCGCTTCCCGTATTCTGGCCAAAAACGGTTTCATTCCCCTCAATGTCAAGGGTGGAATTACCGAATGGAAAGCCCAAGGGCTGAATGTCATCCATTAA
- a CDS encoding DnaJ domain-containing protein: MTQIFLLIFVITIFYWVYKGYSRNQVVYSKKQFQHFVITKEHLAKSELGLFVALVAKVAKADGRVDELEAELVSNMFNDISTLFPDPEAAKNILKQIFDIEKQVPDNLVLVTQALYNALHNDPHKRQKMMEFLVNLSYIDGVLSTTEEAMLHTIAIHLYLSADMLSAMLQQFGSYHRHSVKENSISQAYTLLGLSSDATNDAVKKAYRSLVREYHPDIIKAQGASDEYLKEATEKVQEINAAYEMIKKSRGI, translated from the coding sequence ATGACTCAAATCTTTCTCCTCATCTTTGTCATCACCATCTTTTACTGGGTGTACAAAGGTTATTCACGCAATCAGGTCGTTTATTCGAAAAAGCAGTTTCAACATTTCGTTATTACCAAAGAACATCTGGCGAAAAGTGAATTGGGACTTTTTGTTGCCCTCGTCGCCAAAGTCGCCAAAGCCGACGGACGGGTTGACGAACTCGAAGCAGAACTCGTCAGCAATATGTTTAATGATATCAGTACCCTCTTCCCCGATCCGGAAGCAGCCAAAAATATCCTAAAACAAATTTTTGATATCGAAAAGCAGGTACCGGACAATTTGGTACTTGTAACACAAGCACTCTATAACGCTTTGCACAATGATCCGCATAAACGCCAAAAGATGATGGAATTTCTCGTCAACCTTTCTTATATCGACGGGGTTTTAAGCACTACGGAAGAGGCGATGCTCCATACCATCGCTATTCATTTGTATTTGAGTGCGGACATGCTCTCAGCGATGCTTCAACAGTTCGGTTCCTACCATCGCCACAGTGTCAAAGAGAATTCGATATCTCAAGCCTATACCCTTTTGGGGCTAAGTTCGGATGCGACGAACGATGCGGTTAAAAAAGCCTACCGTTCACTTGTACGTGAATATCATCCCGATATTATCAAAGCGCAAGGGGCATCGGATGAGTATCTCAAAGAGGCAACCGAGAAGGTTCAAGAGATCAATGCCGCATATGAGATGATTAAAAAATCACGAGGCATTTAA
- a CDS encoding aldo/keto reductase, with protein MQNTKMPPLMYGTAWKKEHTADLVEMAIMSGFRGIDTACQPKHYNEAGVGEALERLAAQGIMREELFLQTKFTPLSGQDPARIPYDPNAPLEMQVAQSFEASKRNLRTEYVDSLVLHSPLFPYSHLQKVWEAMEELCRCGSALRLGISNCYDVELLKRLYANAEIKPTVVQNRFYAESGYDIELRAWCENMNITYQSFWSLTANPHILGSKTVFALGRKYDKTEAQIFYRYLCHKGIVPLIGSTSKHHIDEDLAIFTFELEANEIADISSLLEA; from the coding sequence ATGCAAAACACTAAAATGCCTCCCCTGATGTACGGTACGGCATGGAAAAAAGAGCATACGGCGGATCTGGTCGAAATGGCGATTATGAGCGGATTTCGCGGGATCGATACGGCATGTCAGCCCAAACATTACAATGAAGCGGGAGTCGGTGAAGCATTGGAGCGGTTGGCAGCTCAGGGCATAATGCGCGAAGAGCTGTTTTTGCAGACGAAGTTTACGCCTCTCAGCGGTCAAGACCCCGCACGTATCCCATACGATCCGAATGCCCCTTTGGAGATGCAGGTAGCCCAGTCTTTTGAAGCATCAAAGCGAAATTTGCGGACGGAGTATGTGGATTCTCTCGTTTTGCATTCTCCGCTGTTTCCCTATTCGCATCTGCAAAAAGTGTGGGAAGCCATGGAAGAGCTTTGCCGTTGCGGGAGTGCGCTCCGTCTCGGAATCAGCAATTGCTATGATGTGGAACTGCTCAAACGGCTCTATGCTAACGCCGAAATCAAGCCGACGGTAGTCCAAAACCGTTTTTACGCTGAGAGCGGATACGACATCGAACTGCGTGCATGGTGCGAGAATATGAACATTACCTATCAGAGTTTTTGGTCACTGACTGCCAATCCCCATATTTTGGGAAGTAAAACGGTATTCGCATTAGGACGAAAATACGATAAAACCGAAGCTCAGATTTTTTATCGCTATCTTTGCCACAAGGGAATCGTACCTCTGATCGGTTCGACATCGAAACATCATATCGATGAAGATTTGGCCATTTTTACATTTGAACTCGAGGCAAATGAAATCGCGGATATTAGCTCTCTTTTAGAGGCATAG